In Solanum lycopersicum chromosome 5, SLM_r2.1, the following are encoded in one genomic region:
- the LOC101244958 gene encoding peroxidase 3-like, which translates to MSTFVYLCPLIFMCILVSSNAQLQQNFYAKSCPKAEKIILEYVHKHIPNAPSLAAALIRMHFHDCFVRGCDASVLLNFTSSSGSQTEKVGIPNLTLRGFSFIDDIKKIIEAECPGIVSCADIISLVARDSIMVIGGPFWNVPTGRRDGTISIASETLSDIPSPFSNFSTLQNDFAKKGLDLKDLVLLSGAHTIGVSLCTSFSNRLYNFTGTFGTQDPSLDSEYAANLKANKCKTINDNTTIVEMDPGSFKTFDLSYYKLLLKRRGLFQSDAALTTSTTTKRYIDQLVAGSLKEFYVKFAQSMEKMGRIEVKTGSTGEIRKHCAVVNS; encoded by the exons ATGTCTACATTTGTGTATTTGTGTCCTCTAATATTTATGTGTATCTTAGTGTCTAGCAATGCTCAATTACAACAAAACTTCTATGCCAAGAGTTGTCCAAAAGCAGAGAAGATCATTTTAGAGTATGTCCATAAACACATTCCAAATGCACCATCTCTTGCTGCTGCCTTAATCAGAATGCATTTCCACGATTGCTTTGTTAGG GGATGCGACGCATCTGTGCTCTTGAATTTTACTTCAAGTTCTGGAAGTCAAACTGAAAAAGTTGGTATCCCAAATCTAACACTTAGAGGATTCtcatttattgatgatatcaagaaaataattgaagCTGAATGTCCTGGGATTGTGTCATGTGCTGATATTATCTCATTGGTTGCTAGAGACTCTATTATGGTCATA GGAGGTCCTTTTTGGAATGTACCAACCGGAAGAAGAGATGGAACAATCTCTATTGCTTCAGAAACTTTATCAGACATACCATCACCATTTAGTAACTTTTCTACTCTCCAAAATGATTTTGCTAAGAAGGGTCTTGACCTCAAAGACTTGGTCCTATTATCTG GTGCTCACACTATTGGAGTCTCTCTTTGCACGTCATTTTCAAACCGTCTATACAATTTTACTGGAACTTTTGGTACTCAAGATCCATCTCTAGACAGCGAATATGCAGCTAACTTGAAGGCTAATAAATGTAAAACAATCAACGATAACACAACAATAGTTGAGATGGATCCAGGGAGTTTCAAGACATTTGATCTTAGCTATTACAAGCTTTTACTCAAAAGAAGAGGACTCTTCCAATCTGATGCAGCCCTAACAACAAGTACAACAACAAAGAGATACATTGATCAACTTGTCGCGGGATCACTTAAAGAGTTCTATGTTAAATTTGCTCAATCGATGGAGAAAATGGGAAGGATTGAAGTTAAAACAGGCTCAACTGGTGAAATTAGGAAGCATTGTGCAGTAGTGAATAGTTAA